A single Flavobacterium sp. 1 DNA region contains:
- a CDS encoding 3'-5' exonuclease, which produces MTFTAIDFETATAYHPCSVGIVTVENGVIVDEFVTLIKPPNNEYNPFTIQVHGIYPRDTANAKTFIEVFPEIKKRLQNRIVVAHNESFDRNVLSKSMALNGLHYEDLNIGSRWECTVKIYKAKGLKPTKLSDCCREMNIKLNHHEALSDARACAKLYLLR; this is translated from the coding sequence ATGACCTTTACCGCAATAGATTTTGAAACAGCAACAGCTTATCATCCATGTTCTGTTGGAATTGTTACTGTCGAAAATGGTGTCATTGTAGATGAGTTTGTGACCTTAATCAAACCGCCTAATAATGAATACAATCCTTTTACAATACAAGTTCATGGGATTTATCCAAGAGATACAGCAAATGCTAAAACCTTTATAGAAGTTTTTCCCGAAATAAAAAAAAGACTTCAAAACCGAATTGTCGTGGCACACAATGAAAGCTTTGACCGTAATGTTTTATCCAAATCAATGGCACTGAATGGTTTGCACTACGAGGATTTAAATATAGGTTCCCGTTGGGAATGTACCGTAAAAATATATAAAGCAAAAGGGTTAAAACCAACAAAGCTTAGCGACTGTTGCCGTGAAATGAATATAAAACTAAACCATCACGAAGCCTTGTCAGATGCAAGAGCTTGTGCAAAGTTGTACTTATTGAGATAA
- a CDS encoding DUF2851 family protein, with translation MKEDFLHYLWKFKKFDTLNLKTSNQEEVTISNAGQYLELAGPDFFNAQITIGNQKWAGNVEIHVKSSDWYVHHHEKDAGYENVILHVVWEHDTEIFRSDNSEIPVLELKNYVSASILNNYQKLLAPKSWIFCEKQLTKIPEFVLKNWQERLFFERLERKSKPILELSKCTNNDWETVLFQLLAKNFGLNTNGEAFLKIAQSIPFSVIRKECFEVENLEALLFGSAGLLDGEKEDTYFKDLKFRYFYLLHKYQIEKSFIEPIQFFKHRPDNFPTVRLSQLANLFHKQQNLFSKISNLSVVEAIYEIFRVSVTPYWEIHYQFDKESPKKKKALTKSFMDLLILNTVIPLQFAYAKSQGKEASEDLITVLNGVEAEKNSIVEKFGSFGIKARNAFETQSLLQLKNEYCNKNKCLDCAIGVELLKID, from the coding sequence ATGAAAGAAGATTTTCTCCATTACCTTTGGAAGTTCAAAAAATTTGACACTTTAAATTTAAAAACTTCTAACCAAGAGGAAGTCACTATCAGTAATGCAGGTCAGTATTTAGAATTGGCTGGTCCTGATTTTTTTAATGCCCAAATTACTATTGGAAATCAAAAGTGGGCAGGAAATGTTGAAATACACGTCAAATCATCCGATTGGTATGTACATCATCATGAGAAAGATGCAGGTTATGAAAATGTGATTTTGCATGTGGTTTGGGAACATGATACAGAAATTTTTAGAAGTGATAATTCTGAAATCCCCGTTCTTGAACTCAAAAATTACGTTAGCGCCTCAATCCTTAATAATTATCAAAAGCTGTTAGCTCCCAAGTCTTGGATTTTTTGCGAAAAGCAATTAACAAAGATCCCTGAGTTTGTATTAAAAAATTGGCAGGAACGATTGTTTTTTGAGCGTTTAGAAAGAAAATCAAAACCAATATTGGAATTGTCAAAGTGTACTAACAATGACTGGGAAACCGTTTTGTTTCAACTGTTAGCTAAAAACTTTGGATTGAATACTAATGGGGAAGCGTTTCTTAAAATTGCTCAATCAATTCCTTTTTCAGTAATTCGAAAAGAATGTTTTGAGGTTGAAAATCTCGAAGCTTTGCTGTTCGGTTCAGCTGGTTTGCTGGATGGGGAGAAAGAAGATACTTATTTTAAAGATTTGAAATTTAGGTATTTTTATCTGCTTCATAAGTATCAAATAGAGAAGAGTTTTATTGAACCTATTCAGTTTTTTAAGCACAGGCCTGATAATTTCCCTACGGTTCGGCTTTCGCAATTAGCCAATTTATTTCATAAACAGCAAAATCTATTTTCGAAAATAAGCAATTTGAGTGTTGTTGAGGCAATTTATGAAATTTTTAGGGTTTCTGTTACTCCATATTGGGAAATTCATTACCAATTCGACAAAGAAAGCCCAAAAAAGAAAAAAGCATTAACTAAGTCTTTTATGGATTTGTTGATTTTAAATACTGTTATTCCGCTCCAATTTGCCTATGCCAAAAGTCAAGGAAAAGAGGCTTCTGAGGATTTAATAACAGTTTTGAATGGTGTAGAAGCCGAAAAGAACTCGATAGTGGAAAAGTTTGGCTCTTTTGGTATAAAGGCTCGAAATGCATTTGAAACTCAGTCTTTATTACAGCTGAAGAATGAATACTGTAACAAGAATAAATGTTTAGATTGTGCTATTGGTGTTGAGTTGCTAAAAATAGACTGA
- the hpf gene encoding ribosome hibernation-promoting factor, HPF/YfiA family, which yields MKVNVHAVNFTVDKKLVDFVQERMDRLEKYYDKVVSSDVFLKVEKTSEKENKNVEIKINVPGDDFLVEKQCKSFEEAVEQAAESLERLLVKRKEKLRTHI from the coding sequence ATGAAGGTAAATGTTCATGCAGTTAACTTTACTGTTGACAAAAAGCTAGTGGATTTCGTTCAGGAAAGAATGGATAGATTGGAGAAATATTATGACAAAGTTGTCTCTTCTGATGTTTTTTTGAAAGTAGAAAAGACAAGTGAAAAGGAAAATAAAAATGTTGAGATAAAGATTAATGTCCCGGGAGATGATTTTTTGGTTGAAAAACAGTGCAAATCCTTCGAGGAAGCAGTCGAACAAGCGGCGGAATCTCTAGAGCGTTTACTGGTAAAACGTAAAGAAAAGTTAAGAACACATATTTAA
- the tuf gene encoding elongation factor Tu has protein sequence MAKETFNRSKPHLNIGTIGHVDHGKTTLTAAITKVLSDAGYCQAKSFDQIDNAPEEKERGITINTSHVEYETANRHYAHVDCPGHADYVKNMVTGAAQMDGAILVVAATDGPMPQTREHILLGRQVGIPRMVVFMNKVDMVDDAELLELVEMEIRDLLSFYEYDGDNCPVVQGSALGGLNNDPAWVPKIIELMEAVDSWIEEPVRDTEKPFLMPVEDVFTITGRGTVATGRIETGIANTGDAVEIIGMGAEKLTSTITGVEMFRKILDRGEAGDNVGLLLRGIDKESIKRGMVIIKPGSVKPHATFKAEVYILKKEEGGRHTPFHNNYRPQFYVRTTDVTGVITLPEGVEMVMPGDNLTINVALLSPIAMSVGLRFAIREGGRTVGAGQVTEIVA, from the coding sequence ATGGCAAAAGAAACCTTTAACCGTTCGAAACCACACTTAAATATTGGTACGATCGGACACGTAGATCACGGTAAAACTACTTTAACAGCAGCAATCACAAAAGTGTTATCTGATGCTGGTTACTGTCAAGCAAAATCATTCGATCAAATTGATAATGCTCCTGAAGAAAAAGAAAGAGGTATTACAATTAATACATCACACGTTGAGTATGAAACTGCTAACCGTCACTACGCACATGTTGACTGTCCAGGTCACGCGGATTACGTAAAAAACATGGTTACTGGAGCTGCTCAAATGGACGGTGCTATCCTTGTTGTAGCCGCAACTGATGGACCAATGCCACAAACACGTGAGCACATCCTTTTAGGTCGCCAAGTAGGTATTCCTAGAATGGTAGTTTTCATGAACAAAGTGGATATGGTTGATGATGCTGAGCTATTAGAATTAGTTGAAATGGAAATCAGAGACTTATTGTCTTTCTACGAATATGATGGAGATAACTGTCCAGTTGTTCAAGGTTCTGCTTTAGGAGGATTGAATAATGATCCAGCTTGGGTACCAAAAATTATTGAATTAATGGAAGCTGTAGATTCTTGGATCGAAGAGCCGGTACGTGATACTGAAAAACCATTCTTGATGCCAGTTGAAGATGTATTTACAATTACTGGTCGTGGAACTGTTGCTACAGGTCGTATCGAAACTGGTATTGCTAATACAGGAGATGCTGTTGAAATCATTGGTATGGGAGCTGAAAAATTAACTTCTACTATTACAGGAGTTGAGATGTTCCGTAAAATCCTTGATAGAGGTGAAGCTGGAGATAACGTAGGTTTATTATTAAGAGGTATTGATAAAGAATCTATCAAAAGAGGTATGGTTATCATTAAGCCAGGATCTGTTAAACCACACGCTACTTTCAAAGCTGAGGTGTATATCTTGAAAAAAGAAGAAGGTGGACGTCACACCCCATTCCATAATAACTACCGTCCACAGTTCTACGTACGTACAACTGACGTAACAGGAGTTATTACTTTACCAGAAGGAGTAGAGATGGTAATGCCAGGTGACAACTTAACTATTAATGTTGCTTTGTTAAGCCCAATCGCAATGAGTGTAGGTTTACGTTTCGCTATCCGTGAGGGTGGTAGAACTGTAGGTGCAGGTCAGGTAACTGAAATTGTAGCTTAA
- a CDS encoding amino acid permease, protein MSIWKRKPLAQLLAEAADSEKGLKRTLTAWSLIALGIGAIIGAGLFVRTATAAAQNAGPSVTIAFIVAAIGCALAGLCYAELSSSIPISGSAYTYTYATMGEFLAWIIGWDLILEYAVGAATVGIAWSEYLNNLLTNVLHVDPIPFAYCHSPFQTSLTGEQGIINLPALFIVAVISLLLIKGIHESAVVNAIIVVVKVLIVILIIVLGWHFINPANHTPYIPPTDVFTDEHGVGHAYGGVMGILGAAGTVFFAFIGFDAVSTAAQETINPKKNMPIGILGSLAVCTVLYILFGHVLTGLEPVEFFRTSGKEASVANAIIHAMGESYNWLAQFVTIAILAGFSSVILVMLLGQSRVFYSMGKDGLLPKAFSDLHSKYKTPYKANLAILVIVGAFAAFIPGDIVGDMTSIGTLFAFVLVCISVIILRKKEPNMVREFKTPLVPFVPLLGVFVCCAMMYGLGWTNWLRLFAWMALGIIFYFSYGKKNSVLNNPEK, encoded by the coding sequence ATGTCAATTTGGAAAAGAAAACCGCTAGCACAACTTCTAGCAGAAGCAGCCGATTCTGAAAAAGGATTAAAAAGAACACTAACAGCTTGGTCATTAATTGCATTAGGCATAGGTGCTATTATCGGTGCCGGATTATTTGTAAGAACAGCAACCGCTGCCGCACAAAATGCCGGACCATCAGTAACTATTGCTTTCATTGTTGCTGCCATTGGCTGCGCTTTGGCTGGATTATGTTATGCCGAACTATCTTCTTCTATACCAATCTCCGGAAGTGCATATACCTATACTTATGCTACTATGGGTGAGTTTTTAGCTTGGATTATTGGTTGGGATTTAATCCTTGAATATGCAGTAGGTGCTGCAACTGTGGGGATTGCCTGGAGCGAATACCTAAATAATTTACTCACAAATGTACTACACGTCGACCCCATACCCTTTGCCTATTGTCATTCTCCATTTCAAACATCATTAACAGGAGAACAAGGAATCATAAATTTACCTGCTCTATTTATAGTTGCTGTAATCAGTTTATTATTGATAAAAGGAATACACGAATCAGCTGTGGTAAATGCTATCATTGTTGTTGTTAAAGTTCTAATCGTAATACTAATTATTGTATTGGGCTGGCATTTCATTAACCCAGCAAACCACACCCCATACATTCCACCAACAGATGTTTTCACTGATGAACACGGAGTAGGACATGCCTATGGAGGCGTAATGGGAATATTGGGCGCCGCTGGTACTGTTTTCTTTGCTTTCATAGGATTTGATGCCGTAAGTACGGCCGCACAAGAAACTATCAATCCTAAAAAAAATATGCCAATCGGTATTTTAGGATCTTTAGCGGTGTGTACTGTTTTATATATACTTTTTGGACATGTTCTTACAGGTCTTGAGCCAGTAGAATTCTTCAGAACTAGTGGCAAGGAAGCTTCTGTAGCCAATGCCATAATTCACGCTATGGGAGAAAGCTATAACTGGCTTGCTCAATTTGTTACCATTGCTATATTAGCAGGTTTTTCATCTGTTATTTTAGTTATGTTATTAGGACAATCAAGAGTTTTTTACTCTATGGGTAAAGATGGTTTACTACCAAAAGCATTTAGTGATTTGCATTCAAAATACAAAACTCCATACAAAGCAAATCTTGCTATTTTGGTAATTGTTGGTGCTTTTGCTGCTTTTATTCCTGGAGATATTGTTGGAGATATGACAAGCATAGGAACTTTATTTGCTTTTGTTCTTGTATGTATTTCTGTTATTATCTTAAGAAAAAAAGAACCAAATATGGTGAGAGAATTCAAAACCCCCCTTGTTCCTTTCGTACCACTTCTAGGAGTATTTGTATGTTGCGCAATGATGTACGGTCTAGGCTGGACAAACTGGTTAAGGCTTTTTGCTTGGATGGCTCTTGGAATAATATTCTATTTTTCTTATGGCAAGAAAAACAGTGTACTAAACAATCCAGAAAAATAA
- a CDS encoding PspC family transcriptional regulator: MRAVIKLKFFLEKYGFHVSSRLADKLGMRVTSVRLFFIYISFVTAGLGFGVYLTLAFWIKLKDLVRAKRTSVFDL, translated from the coding sequence ATGCGAGCAGTAATAAAATTGAAATTTTTTTTGGAAAAATATGGTTTTCACGTGTCATCCCGATTGGCAGATAAATTAGGAATGCGGGTAACAAGCGTTCGTTTGTTTTTTATCTACATTTCTTTTGTGACTGCAGGTTTAGGATTTGGAGTCTATTTAACCTTGGCTTTTTGGATAAAATTAAAAGACTTAGTCCGTGCAAAACGAACTTCTGTTTTCGATTTATAG
- a CDS encoding pyridoxal-phosphate dependent enzyme yields the protein MEYSENILGTIGNTPLVKLNKIVAGIDALVLAKVETFNPGNSVKDRMAVKMIEDAEADGRLQPGGTIIEGTSGNTGMGLALVAIIKGYKLICVISDKQSKEKMDILRAVGAKVVVCPTDVEPTDPRSYYSVSKRLAEETPNSWYANQYDNLSNTLAHYEQTGPEIWKQTEGKITHFVVGVGTGGTISGVGKFLKEKNPNIKIWGIDTYGSVFKKYHETGIFDENEIYSYITEGIGEDILPKNVDFSLIDGFTKVTDKDAAVYTRKIALEEGIFVGNSAGAAVKGLLQLKEYFKPEDVVVVLFHDSGSRYVGKMFNDDWMRERGFLDEDVTTAEDVIKDHIDKQLIVVRTEELVSHAIDRMRKYNISQIPVVDITGIVGSVDETDLFRSYVADKNVADKPIKEVMGNPFPVVQLGTSIEEVSKLFTKENDAVLVELKNGNYQIITKYDIIRSMK from the coding sequence ATGGAATACTCAGAAAATATATTAGGAACTATAGGGAATACACCATTAGTCAAACTCAATAAAATTGTTGCAGGAATAGATGCTTTAGTTTTGGCCAAAGTGGAGACATTCAATCCAGGGAATTCGGTAAAAGACCGTATGGCTGTAAAAATGATTGAAGATGCTGAGGCTGATGGTCGTTTACAACCTGGTGGAACCATAATTGAAGGAACCTCTGGAAATACAGGGATGGGGCTTGCATTAGTTGCAATTATCAAAGGATATAAGTTAATTTGTGTGATATCTGACAAACAGTCCAAAGAAAAAATGGATATTCTTCGTGCAGTAGGTGCCAAAGTGGTGGTTTGTCCAACCGATGTTGAACCTACAGATCCTCGTTCCTATTATTCGGTTTCCAAAAGATTGGCCGAAGAAACGCCTAATTCTTGGTATGCAAATCAATACGATAATTTGTCCAATACACTAGCGCATTACGAGCAAACTGGCCCTGAAATTTGGAAACAGACAGAAGGGAAAATTACCCATTTTGTGGTTGGAGTAGGAACTGGCGGAACGATTTCGGGTGTCGGTAAATTCTTGAAAGAAAAAAATCCGAATATCAAAATTTGGGGAATTGATACCTATGGTTCTGTGTTTAAGAAATACCACGAAACTGGGATTTTTGACGAAAATGAAATTTATTCCTATATCACCGAAGGTATAGGGGAAGATATTCTGCCGAAAAATGTTGACTTTTCTTTGATTGACGGATTCACCAAAGTAACCGATAAAGATGCCGCTGTTTATACCAGAAAAATTGCTCTTGAAGAAGGAATCTTTGTGGGGAATTCTGCTGGTGCTGCCGTAAAAGGACTATTGCAGCTTAAAGAATATTTCAAGCCTGAAGATGTGGTTGTGGTATTGTTTCATGATTCGGGAAGCCGTTATGTGGGCAAAATGTTTAATGACGACTGGATGCGGGAAAGAGGTTTTCTAGACGAAGATGTTACTACTGCCGAAGATGTAATCAAAGACCATATTGACAAGCAATTGATTGTGGTTCGTACCGAAGAATTGGTTTCGCATGCGATTGATCGTATGCGTAAGTATAATATTTCGCAAATTCCTGTGGTTGATATTACTGGAATTGTTGGCTCTGTTGATGAAACTGATTTGTTTAGAAGTTATGTTGCCGATAAAAATGTTGCCGATAAACCAATCAAAGAAGTAATGGGAAATCCTTTTCCTGTTGTGCAGCTTGGCACTTCAATTGAAGAAGTATCCAAATTATTTACCAAAGAAAATGATGCCGTTTTGGTAGAACTTAAAAACGGTAATTATCAAATCATCACGAAGTATGATATTATTAGGTCGATGAAGTAA
- the rpsU gene encoding 30S ribosomal protein S21, translated as MLIIPIKDGENIDRALKRYKRKFDKTGTVRQLRARTAFIKPSVINRMKFQKAAYIQNMRDSIENI; from the coding sequence ATGTTAATTATACCAATTAAAGACGGAGAAAATATCGATAGAGCACTTAAGCGCTACAAAAGAAAATTCGATAAAACTGGAACTGTAAGACAATTAAGAGCGCGTACTGCTTTTATTAAACCATCAGTTATCAATAGAATGAAATTCCAGAAAGCGGCTTATATCCAAAATATGAGAGATAGTATCGAGAACATCTAA
- a CDS encoding helix-hairpin-helix domain-containing protein: MDFKQKINFLKFTKEQRTGIVLLFGIIIALQLVYYFVDFDPIQEKDSSKQQWLSLQTEVDSLKLHQFNDEPVMYPFNPNFISDYKGYKLGMSVEEIDRLLAFRRQNKFVNSAKEFQNVTKVPDSLLNTMAPFFKFPDWVNKKGNNDYENFSNKPFAKKEKITIVDINQATPEDLIKINGIGEVIALRILTQKEKLGGFVSMEQLKEVWGLSPEVILNLNKYFAVTKMPNLNKIDINNASLKELSQFFYFKQDLARQIVKYRSMNGDFKNIEDLIKINNFPVEKASFISLYLSF; the protein is encoded by the coding sequence ATGGATTTTAAACAGAAAATAAATTTTTTAAAATTTACCAAGGAACAGCGTACAGGGATTGTTTTGCTTTTTGGAATCATTATTGCTTTACAATTGGTTTATTATTTTGTAGATTTTGATCCAATTCAAGAAAAGGATTCGAGCAAGCAACAGTGGCTTTCCTTACAGACAGAAGTAGATTCTTTAAAATTGCATCAATTCAATGATGAACCTGTCATGTATCCTTTTAACCCTAATTTTATTTCTGATTATAAAGGATACAAGCTCGGAATGTCTGTTGAAGAAATTGACCGGCTTCTGGCTTTTAGAAGGCAAAACAAATTTGTTAATTCTGCTAAAGAGTTTCAAAACGTCACAAAAGTTCCGGATTCATTATTGAATACAATGGCTCCGTTTTTTAAATTTCCGGATTGGGTAAATAAAAAAGGGAATAATGATTATGAAAATTTCTCAAATAAGCCTTTTGCCAAAAAAGAAAAAATAACTATTGTCGATATAAATCAAGCAACGCCAGAAGATTTGATTAAAATTAATGGAATTGGAGAAGTGATAGCATTGAGGATTTTAACTCAAAAAGAAAAATTAGGAGGATTTGTCTCTATGGAACAGCTTAAAGAAGTTTGGGGGTTATCGCCAGAAGTAATTCTAAATTTAAACAAGTACTTTGCTGTTACAAAAATGCCTAACTTGAATAAAATAGATATTAATAATGCTTCTTTAAAGGAGCTTTCGCAGTTTTTTTATTTCAAACAGGACTTGGCTAGGCAGATTGTAAAATATAGAAGCATGAATGGCGATTTTAAAAACATTGAGGATTTGATAAAAATTAACAATTTTCCCGTTGAAAAAGCAAGTTTTATTAGCTTATATTTGAGCTTTTAA
- a CDS encoding tyrosine-type recombinase/integrase, whose translation MATNNKDAFKDYLQLEKKYSPHTINAYLNDISYFEVFNKECFEQDTIEQVNYNQIRSWIVSLVDDGVSNSTVNRKIASLKAFYKFLLKIKQIQVNPLLRHKALKTEKKLQIPFSEKELVDALSQSSVAQGFQEVRDKLIVELFYTAGIRRTELIHLKLSNANLGVGTIKVLGKRDKERILPVLPVVIQQFQLYLKERSLLERIEDEEYLFVTKKGLKLSDSFVYRLINSYFSTVSEKVKKSPHILRHTFATHLLNNGADLNSVKELLGHSSLASTQIYTHSSLFELKKVYQEAHPRNKK comes from the coding sequence ATGGCTACAAATAATAAAGATGCATTTAAAGATTATCTGCAATTAGAAAAAAAATATTCTCCACATACTATAAATGCTTACTTAAATGATATCTCCTATTTTGAGGTGTTTAATAAGGAGTGTTTTGAGCAGGATACTATTGAGCAGGTGAATTACAATCAGATTAGAAGCTGGATTGTTTCGCTTGTAGATGATGGTGTTTCAAATAGTACAGTAAATAGAAAGATAGCTTCTTTAAAAGCTTTTTATAAATTTCTTTTAAAAATAAAACAAATTCAGGTTAATCCATTATTGAGGCATAAGGCTTTGAAAACTGAAAAAAAACTTCAGATTCCTTTTTCAGAAAAAGAATTGGTCGATGCGTTGTCTCAAAGTTCAGTTGCACAAGGTTTTCAGGAAGTAAGAGATAAACTTATAGTGGAATTGTTTTATACTGCTGGAATTCGAAGAACGGAGCTTATTCATTTAAAGCTTTCAAATGCGAATCTTGGAGTGGGTACTATAAAGGTGCTTGGAAAAAGAGATAAAGAGCGAATTTTACCTGTTTTGCCTGTTGTAATACAGCAGTTCCAGTTGTATCTAAAAGAGCGTTCATTGTTGGAACGGATTGAGGATGAGGAATATTTGTTTGTTACAAAAAAAGGGTTAAAATTAAGTGATTCTTTTGTGTATCGATTAATAAATTCATACTTTAGTACTGTCTCCGAGAAGGTAAAAAAAAGTCCTCATATATTAAGACATACTTTTGCGACTCACTTATTAAACAATGGAGCCGATTTGAATTCAGTTAAAGAGTTATTGGGACATTCTAGTTTGGCTTCTACGCAAATTTATACTCATAGCAGTTTGTTTGAGTTAAAAAAGGTGTATCAGGAAGCGCATCCAAGGAATAAAAAATAA
- a CDS encoding acyl-CoA dehydrogenase family protein translates to MNFDYSEIQFLIAQSIKDFAEKNIRPYIMEWDEAQIFPKQLFKKLGEMGFMGVLVPAELGGSGLGYHEYITIIEEISKVDPSIGLSVAAHNSLCTNHILTFGNEEQKKKWIPKLATGEHIGAWGLTEHNTGSDAGGMNTTAIRDGDFWVINGAKNFITHAISGDIAVVIVRTGEKGDSKGMTAFVFEKGTPGFTSGKKENKLGMRASETAELIFDNCRIPDANRLGEVGQGFVQAMKILDGGRISIGALSLGIAKGAYEAALKYSQERHQFGQPISDFQAISFKLADMATEIEASELLLHKAAFLKEQHRPVTTLGAMAKMYSSEVCVKVANDAVQIHGGYGYTKDYPVEKFYRDSKLCTIGEGTTEIQKLVISRNLLK, encoded by the coding sequence ATGAATTTTGATTATAGTGAAATACAATTTTTAATAGCGCAATCTATAAAAGATTTCGCAGAGAAAAATATAAGACCTTATATAATGGAGTGGGATGAAGCTCAAATTTTTCCAAAACAGCTTTTTAAAAAATTAGGAGAAATGGGATTCATGGGCGTTTTGGTTCCAGCTGAATTGGGAGGTTCTGGATTGGGGTATCATGAATATATCACAATTATAGAGGAAATTTCAAAAGTCGATCCTTCGATAGGACTGTCTGTTGCAGCTCATAATTCGTTATGTACTAATCATATTTTAACTTTTGGAAATGAGGAACAAAAGAAAAAATGGATTCCAAAACTAGCCACGGGCGAACATATTGGTGCTTGGGGTTTGACTGAACACAATACTGGATCTGATGCCGGAGGAATGAATACTACTGCCATTAGAGATGGTGATTTTTGGGTGATAAATGGAGCTAAAAACTTTATTACACATGCTATTTCTGGAGATATTGCAGTGGTAATTGTCCGTACTGGCGAAAAAGGTGACTCAAAAGGAATGACAGCATTTGTATTCGAGAAAGGAACGCCCGGATTTACATCGGGGAAGAAAGAAAATAAATTAGGAATGCGTGCCAGTGAAACGGCAGAATTGATTTTTGATAATTGCCGTATTCCTGATGCCAATAGACTAGGTGAAGTAGGGCAGGGATTCGTTCAAGCGATGAAGATTCTCGATGGCGGTCGTATTTCAATTGGAGCTTTGTCTTTGGGGATTGCCAAAGGTGCTTATGAAGCGGCTTTGAAATATTCACAGGAAAGACATCAGTTTGGACAGCCTATTTCCGATTTTCAGGCAATATCTTTTAAATTAGCTGATATGGCTACCGAAATAGAAGCATCTGAATTATTATTGCATAAAGCGGCTTTTCTCAAAGAACAGCACAGACCTGTAACAACATTAGGAGCAATGGCCAAAATGTATTCATCGGAGGTTTGTGTAAAAGTGGCTAATGATGCAGTCCAGATACATGGAGGCTATGGTTATACAAAAGATTATCCTGTTGAAAAATTCTATAGAGATTCAAAATTATGCACCATAGGCGAGGGTACTACAGAAATTCAAAAATTGGTGATTTCAAGGAATTTATTAAAGTAA